The segment GCAAGGTGCTAAATCTCCTTTAGCACCATAGTCATTCTTTTGCATTTATCTTAAACATCCAGGTTTTTAACATATACCGCATTTTCTTCTATAAAGTTTCTGCGCGGCTCTACTTTATCACCCATCAGCATTTCAAATGTTTCATCCGCTTCTATTGCATCATCTAAGCTTACCTGTAGCAAAACTCTAGTTGCCGGATCCATTGTTGTATCCCACAACTGCTCTGCATTCATTTCCCCTAATCCTTTATAACGTTGGATATTTGGTTTTGGTGATGCAGGCAAGTTTCCAAGCACCTCCGCCAACTGGCGGTCATTATAAGCATACTCGAGCTTTTTCCCTTGTTTAACACTATAAAGCGGTGGTTGAGCAATATAAATATATCCTGCTTCTACAATTTTTCTCATATAGCGGTAGAAGAAAGTGAGCAGCAGTGTTCGTATATGCGCTCCATCGACGTCCGCATCTGTCATAATAACAACCTTATGATATCTAGCCTTAGAAATATCGTAATCTTCTCCAATACCAGTACCAATAGCTGTAATCATAGAGCGAACCTCATTATTTGATAGGATACGATCTAATCTAGCTTTTTCAACATTCAGGATTTTTCCTCTTAACGGTAGAATCGCTTGGAAGTGTCGATCTCTTCCTGATTTCGCCGATCCACCTGCGGAATCACCCTCAACTATAAACAATTCACTTATCGCAGGATCTTTAGAAGAACAATCTGCTAATTTACCAGGTAAGCTGGAAACTTCAAGTGCACTTTTCCTACGTGTCAATTCCCTTGCCTTTTTAGCGGCAATTCTAGCTCTTAAAGCCATTTGACCTTTATCTACAATTTTCCTTGCAACTGAAGGATTTTCAAGTAGGAATTTCTCAAAATGCTCCGCAAAAATTGTGTCAGTTATGGCACGAACTTCAGAATTTCCTAATTTCGTTTTCGTCTGTCCTTCGAATTGAGGATCAGGGTGCTTAATAGATACTATAGCAACTATTCCTTCCCTTACGTCCTCTCCAGACAGGTTTGCTTCAGAATCCTTAAGAACTCCATTTTTTCTTGCATAGTCATTAATCGCTCTAGTCAAAGCCGTTTTAAAGCCGGATTCATGAGTACCGCCTTCATGTGTATTAATATTATTTGCGAATGAGAAAATATTCCCTGTATAGCCATCATTATATTGGAGTGATACCTCAACAGTAATACCTTCTTTTTCTCCTTCGATATAAATCGGCTCTTCGAACAACACTTCTTTATTGCGGTTTAAATGCTCAACATATGACTTTATTCCGCCTTCATAGTGATATTCTTTGTTCTTTTCCATGCCTTCTCTTGTATCTTCTATCGTAATTTTTATATTGCGATTCAAGAAAGCCAATTCTCTTATCCTGTTTGCCAATGTTTCAAAGTCATAGACAAGCGTTTCTTTAAAGATTTCTCCGTCTGGTTTAAATCTTGTTGTAGTACCAGTAACATCTGATTCACCAATGATTTCAAGGTCTGCTTGTGGAACACCTTTTTCATATCTTTGGTAATAGATGCTACCATCACGATGAACAAAGACCTCCAATTCAGAAGAAAGAGCATTAACTACAGAAGCACCAACACCATGGAGACCACCGGAAACCTTATATCCGCCGCCGCCGAACTTACCACCAGCATGCAGGACAGTCATGATTACCTCAACTGCTGGTCTTCCCATCTTTTCCTGAATCCCAACAGGAATACCACGTCCATTATCCTTAACTGTAATGCTGTTGTCTTTTTCTATTATGACATTGATTTCATCGCAGTAACCTGCCAATGCTTCATCAATACTGTTATCTACAATTTCCCATACAAGATGGTGCAAGCCCTTTCCACTTGTTGAGCCTATATACATTCCGGGTCTTTTGCGGACTGCTTCTAATCCTTCAAGTACCTGTATCTGACTTTCATCATAGGATTGTTGCTCCATTGGATCATGTTCCATTGACAAATTGATCACCTTACTTTCTATTGACATCCTAAATTTGCTCTATGCTATCCTACTAGACACACTAACACTAATAATCCTGTGTCGTTAGTCTATACGACCGCCTCTTTAGTGTATTGGAAGCAATTGGAGAATAATAAATGGCATCCTTTGTAATCACAATAGATTTATAAGTATTACGATCGCCACTTATGGTTGTCTCCCTTTGCGTATTTAAAAATTCAGTTGTTATCTCAGAGGAACCAATTGTTTGTTTGTCTAAAATTGTAATGATATCTACAGTTCTTATAAGCACATTATCACCAATATGAACGTACACTATTTCACCTCAAAGCTATTGAATCTTTTTCATCGTTCCTGCTTCCACTTGGAATGTGGAGGCTTCTTTTAATGTTTGATGATCGATTCCATCCACATTCGTCGTTGTCACGAATGTCTGTACTTTCCCTTGGATGGTATTCAAAAGATGAGATTGTCGATAATCATCTAATTCAGAGAGCACATCATCTAATAAGAGGATAGGATACTCGCGGATTTCCGCATGTATGAGTTCAATTTCTGCCATTTTTATCGAAAGTGCTGTTGTTCTTTGCTGACCTTGTGAACCAAATGTTTGAACATCTCTTCCATTAACAAAAAACAGTAAATCATCTCGATGTGGGCCGAATAAGGTCATGCCTCGGTCGATCTCTCTTTTTTTCACATTGGCAAACTTTTCTTCGTATACTCTTCTCATTTTCGACAAATCGAGGTCTTCTGATACATCTGCCGAGGGTTTATACTGAATTTCCAACGTTTCTAACCCTCTTGATATTCCTTTGTGAATCGGAATTGCCCAATTCCCCAGAAGTTCTAAGAACTC is part of the Niallia taxi genome and harbors:
- the gyrB gene encoding DNA topoisomerase (ATP-hydrolyzing) subunit B produces the protein MEHDPMEQQSYDESQIQVLEGLEAVRKRPGMYIGSTSGKGLHHLVWEIVDNSIDEALAGYCDEINVIIEKDNSITVKDNGRGIPVGIQEKMGRPAVEVIMTVLHAGGKFGGGGYKVSGGLHGVGASVVNALSSELEVFVHRDGSIYYQRYEKGVPQADLEIIGESDVTGTTTRFKPDGEIFKETLVYDFETLANRIRELAFLNRNIKITIEDTREGMEKNKEYHYEGGIKSYVEHLNRNKEVLFEEPIYIEGEKEGITVEVSLQYNDGYTGNIFSFANNINTHEGGTHESGFKTALTRAINDYARKNGVLKDSEANLSGEDVREGIVAIVSIKHPDPQFEGQTKTKLGNSEVRAITDTIFAEHFEKFLLENPSVARKIVDKGQMALRARIAAKKARELTRRKSALEVSSLPGKLADCSSKDPAISELFIVEGDSAGGSAKSGRDRHFQAILPLRGKILNVEKARLDRILSNNEVRSMITAIGTGIGEDYDISKARYHKVVIMTDADVDGAHIRTLLLTFFYRYMRKIVEAGYIYIAQPPLYSVKQGKKLEYAYNDRQLAEVLGNLPASPKPNIQRYKGLGEMNAEQLWDTTMDPATRVLLQVSLDDAIEADETFEMLMGDKVEPRRNFIEENAVYVKNLDV
- the remB gene encoding extracellular matrix regulator RemB, with translation MYVHIGDNVLIRTVDIITILDKQTIGSSEITTEFLNTQRETTISGDRNTYKSIVITKDAIYYSPIASNTLKRRSYRLTTQDY